In Zingiber officinale cultivar Zhangliang chromosome 6A, Zo_v1.1, whole genome shotgun sequence, a single genomic region encodes these proteins:
- the LOC121993889 gene encoding uncharacterized protein LOC121993889 → MCPLRVLLIFLSATLAGFFLLRNLKTQSDLIEEPLEEDFPKEQLSLSNKVCSKIYSGFWTCVDMASGRYLWRIMAPAATKEKKAC, encoded by the exons ATGTGTCCGCTCAGAGTGCTGCTGATCTTTCTCTCCGCCACTTTGGCTGGTTTCTTTCTTCTGAGGAACCTCAAGACTCAGTCTGACCTAATCGAAGAGCCCCTGGAAGAGGATTTCCCAAAAGAGCAGCTTTCTCTTTCCAACAAG GTTTGTTCGAAGATTTATTCGGGCTTCTGGACATGCGTCGATATGGCGAGCGGGAGGTACTTGTGGAGGATCATGGCGCCTGCTGCTaccaaggagaagaaggcttGTTGA
- the LOC121996293 gene encoding uncharacterized protein LOC121996293 — MPAGFHLKTSVRSKLKASTEQGKAYGRKRKNVREIQISEDERFESDGVPYRGTRNREFKIRLVSDNNRKKLIREGNAKFNNFRGSSEFQPRGRAKNDATTWNKEQFSEARISRRKSYSDKRKGMYDGDSDVHEASNPRRIMRKGRTLNNGAVLGKEDDTGVRTNDYHAKVRSKQDSFEKFSDKFGPKMTKQSRDASSEGGDVGTGDGIVEDDTKNKNKSSQLTETKHERFQTRVLDKSGKKIRVNRKALANATAGTNLPVRKKKRGIRIDPYDTSNKRLDDGVTNSEKVNEEKTEISMNAQFRAIQPSSSILSFVEDNLLGRRRMIELKNAGYNAKLSAPLDNVPFSTSTERERIEENVYRNKLEFFASAKVSSSFPPPMIPEIAFAGRSNVGKSSLLNALTRQWGVAWTSDKPGLTQTINFFKLGSKLCLVDLPGYGFAYAKEEVKDAWEELVKEYVSTRVGLQQVCVLVDTKWGMKPRDHELIDLMERSQTPYQILLTKTDLVFPIDVARRAMQIQENLKLNKSIINPVMMVSSKSGAGIRSLRTVITKLARFLKP; from the exons ATGCCTGCTGGTTTTCATTTGAAGACAAGTGTCAGGAGCAAACTTAAGGCTTCAACTGAACAAGGGAAAGCATATGGTAGGAAGAGAAAGAACGTAAGGGAGATACAAATTTCTGAAGATGAACGTTTTGAGTCTGATGGTGTACCATATAGAGGGACAAGGAACAGGGAATTCAAAATCAGATTAGTGAGTGATAACAACAGGAAGAAGCTGATTAGGGAAGGAAATGCAAAATTCAATAATTTTAGGGGAAGTTCTGAATTTCAGCCCCGTGGGAGGGCAAAGAATGATGCTACTACTTGGAATAAGGAGCAGTTTAGTGAAGCAAGAATATCTAGAAGAAAAAGTTATAGTGATAAACGAAAAGGTATGTATGATGGTGATTCTGATGTGCATGAAGCATCTAATCCGAGACGTATTATGCGCAAAGGCAGGACTTTGAACAATGGTGCTGTGCTTGGTAAAGAAGATGATACAGGAGTCCGGACTAATGACTATCATGCTAAGGTTAGGTCCAAGCAAGACAGCTTTgaaaaattttctgataaatttGGACCAAAGATGACAAAGCAATCCAGAGATGCATCTTCCGAGGGAGGTGATGTTGGTACTGGAGATGGAATAGTAGAAGATGACACAAAGaacaaaaataaatcaagtcaactTACAGAAACCAAACATGAAAGGTTTCAAACAAGAGTGCTTGATAAATCTGGAAAGAAGATCCGCGTCAACAGGAAGGCTTTGGCTAATGCCACTGCTGGAACAAATCTTCCAGtgagaaagaaaaagagaggCATTAGAATTGATCCATATGACACTTCAAACAAGCGATTGGATGATGGTGTTACTAACAGCG AGAAGGTTAATGAGGAAAAGACTGAAATCTCAATGAACGCTCAGTTTCGTGCAATACAGCCAAGCTCATCGATCCTTTCATTTGTTGAAGATAAT CTATTGGGACGCAGGCGAATGATCGAATTAAAAAATGCTGGTTATAATGCTAAGCTCTCTGCACCTTTGGATAATGTTCCCTTCTCAACaagcactgaaagagaaaggaTTGAGGAAAAT GTATATAGGAATAAGCTGGAGTTTTTTGCTTCAGCAAAAGTTTCGTCCTCATTTCCACCTCCCATGATTCCAGAGATAGCTTTTGCAG GTAGATCAAATGTCGGGAAGTCCTCACTCTTGAATGCTCTTACTAGACAATGGGGAGTAGCATGGACATCAGATAAGCCAGGCCTTACTCAG ACTATTAACTTTTTCAAGCTTGGCTCAAAGCTATGTTTAGTTGATTTGCCGGGATATGGCTTTGCATATgcaaaagaagaagtaaaagatGCATGGGAGGAACTT GTGAAGGAGTATGTTTCAACTAGAGTTGGCCTACAACAAGTATGCGTCCTCGTTGACACTAAATGGGGTATGAAACCAAGGGATCATGAGCTCATTGATTTGATGGAAAG ATCTCAGACGCCTTATCAAATACTATTGACAAAGACAGATTTAGTATTCCCCATTGATGTTGCACGCCGCGCTATGCAAATTCAAGAG AATCTCAAGTTGAACAAATCGATCATAAACCCAGTG ATGATGGTTAGCTCCAAGTCGGGTGCTGGCATCCGTAGCTTGAGGACTGTGATCACAAAGCTTGCTCGATTTCTGAAACCATAG